The genome window CCTATCTGCCAGCTTTGAGAACTGCTGCCACCCTGATCCCCTATtcactctttaaaatattttcactggGCACATGGCATTAACAACCACCCCACACATTGGGTGGACACGACACCTCAGGTGAGCAGGTGAGGCTAAGATGGAGAGGCTAATCTTCCCACCACCCCTATGTTGAAGAAACCCATTCAAAAGGGAAGACATCTCCTTCTTCAGTCCCCAAATACTTACTTCCTCTTCTCTGGAGATGGTTTCTTTTTGGGAGCGACTCTGACTGTGGCCTGGGGTCCAGTCTTCGGTAAGGatgctgaagaagaggaggaggaggaagaggaagaggcagaagaCGATGAAGAAGATGacgatgaagaagaggaggaagaggaggaagagctgcTGCTGGAACTGCTGGAGCTCCGAGAATGGCGCTTCCTCTTAACTACTTCCAGAGGCTGCTCTTCACGGTTCGCCTCTTTCAGTACTGGACTTGGTGGCCTgtggaagggaaagaagatatTATCAAGCGCAAATACACAGGATTATTACATCGTATGGAATAGTACAGAGCCTTTTATGACCAACTCAAGAATCTCCATTTTTGTTCTATGGTGGTGCACATAAATAAATGCACTAATTTCATAGCATGTTATTTATGGGAAAATCCCAGGAAAATAATTGACTTAACTCCTCCTCTTTTTCACATTCCTCTTGCCAGCATGGTAACTGGTGTTCTTCCTACGACAGAGTAAGAAAATAATGACTTCCATCTAACACAGTTTGGTACTACCACACACTGGCTACATGCGGGCAGGGTGGTGATGGAACCAAGTGTCATCTGCATGGTTACTGACTGGGATAAAAGAGATATCCACTGAATGGAAGATTTCTGATGTTCTTAAAGCAACATAGGATCAAACTCAGGATCAGCAACAAAATCACTGGTAATGTCATGGCTAAAGAGGATCTCAAGAATCAACATTTTgataaaaaaaattccagcagaAACTCTTGCACCTAATTCCCTACACTGCTATTTTTCCCTGAATGAAGGAGAATTTATGAAAACCATAAACCACATACAAGCTTAGACAAATTTATTTATATGTGTGTAAGTACATACTCTTCAAGAGTACAAGAACTTGTTTTATTAGGAATGTCTTGATGGGGACAGGTGATTTCATGACTTgatataaaaagaaaggaagcacaGATCAATTCTACCCTAGGATTCCTTAAGGAGCACCTAATGTGTCAAGGATGGCCTCTGGTGGTGAAATGCCACTACTACAATGTTTAAAAAGGACAAGGACAAAAAGCAGCATTTCAGAGAGGCAGCTGTGTTACTGTGGCCACAATACAGAGAAGAGTCTGTAGCACTACCCATATGATGGAACATGATCCATATGGTTTTTGGCTACTACATGTGACAAGAAATGCCATTCAAGCTACAACTGGCAAAGGAAACCCTTTCTCCCAGCCAATAAAGAAGGAAACCTTTCCTGTCCACACAGCCACCAAACACAAAAAACTTTTGTGGGCTTGTTTAAAAAACTGACTAGGACCTCACAGAAACCATGGGACTCTCCTCCAGAGACAATTTTAATATCCACCTGAAGCTCAGAAGACAAATGCTTCTCTCACTTTGACACTGTCACTGAATGCCTGTGTTTCATGGCATTCACTTACAAAACAGCAAACACGTGAGTCTGACAACTCTGACCCTCCAGGTGATTTCAGACTGCTGGTTCCCTGGCTATACCGATAAATCTAATGGAAATTACAGGCAAAACCCATCTGGGCCTATATCCTAATTGTAATCctaactggagtaggcccattgaaactaCTGTTGGACAGTGAATCAACACTTCTATACATCGTGTGTATTCAATGAagctactctagttgggactcccaacaggattctggccctggAAGATTATGCACTATGAACAGCTAAAGAAAGTaaacttcagttttttaaaaaattaatgctaTAATAAATATGATTGTTTCAAGGTACTACAAGGATCCTTTCAAATTAAGACAATTGGGATGCCAAGGCCCCTTGGGCCATGGAGGATAAATTAAGAGAATGTATCAGCAGTGCCCTCCTAGAAAGGGGGACTGAGGATCACAGAGGattttttctaaagaaaagacaaCCATTGTTAGCACctagaacaagagaaagaaaaacacatccTTACTGTTTTTGTACACTCTCAGTCTCAAGGTCCTTTGCTGGCTGATCATGAGGGGTAGACTCAGACGAGCTGGATTCCGAATcagaagatgaagaggaggaggatgttgaggacgaggaggaggaggacgaagtAGTGGACGAAGCAGAGGAACTTCTCTTTGCCTTTGTGGGGGCAGAAGGCGGTGGGGAAGGGGGAACTAGTTGTGAGGCGGTGGAACAACTGCTCCTGGCATTCTCCTCCATGGTGACAGGAGCTACCTGCGGTTCAGACTCGAGAGTCGGGAGACGCCCTTCAGACCTGTCCACTACCTTTCCTTCACAGACAGACTCCTCTTCTTTGGAGACTGGGACTAGCACAGAAACCAGGGCTGGCAAGGGgctggaggaagcagaggaggaggacgGAGGAGACAATGACCTCACTTTCATAGAAGGGGAACCTGTATGAGAACTGCTTCTTCCAGGCAGCAGAGGTCCACCAGCAGTTGTTTCTCCCCTAACTATGGCAGGTTGTGTGACCTGACTCTTATCTCCTGGGCTGTCTCGGATGACCCCAGAACCACCATTCTTCAAAGCAGGAGACTCCTGCAGCATGGATGGGGCAGGAGACAGGATCTTTTGTGCTCTGGGTGAGTCGCTGCAAGGTGGGCTTGGAGTACGAGAAATAGCAATGTTGCTTTTGCTATGCCAGAGTGAAGAGACTGTGGGCTTTTCCTGGATGTCAGACTTAGGGTATTTCTCCAGCACAGGTGGAGAACGGGATTTCCTTCCTGGAGAGGAGCACATTTCCTGGGAGCCTGACCTGGAATTCTTCCTCACAGGTGATGCCTGAAAGTCAGGGGACACTCTAGACCCAGTGCCTTTGTAAGTTGCTGTGACACGTGATGCATCTAACCTGGGAGGGGAACGAGATGCATTCCGACTGCTGGCAGACCTCTGTGGGGACAGCCTTGACATCTCTCTCCGTGCTGGTGATTGGGAATGACCTCTGCGAGGTGAGGAGACAGAGCGTTCACCTTTCCGCAGAAAATCTGATTTGTCCTGACGAGAACCGGATCTTGAACGGCTTCGGCCTGGGGAAGAAATGGACCTTTCCCTCCGTAGTGATCCCCTGGATTTGTCCCGTCGCCTTGAGAGTGAACGGGAGCGGCTCCTCCGTGAAGGAGAGCCAGATCTGCCCCGTCGTGAAAAACCTCTAGGTCTGTCAGAATGGGATGACGATTTAGATCTATGTGGACACATGCTGGTGTTTGACTTCTCTCTAGAGAGTGATCTAGATCTTCCACGCCTCCCAGGTGTTCGCGATTTCCGTCTAGGACTCACTGGTGATATAGATCTCCTCCTTCTTGTAATTGGTGTTCTAGATTTATCTCTGAGCCGTGGAGATGATCCAGATCTGCGTCTTCGGGGAGGAGTTCTAGATTTCATTCTGGATCTTGGAGATGATCCagatcgccgccgccgccgaggtgGAGTCCTGGACCTAATTCGAGGCCTTGGGGATGATCCAGACCTACGTTGCCTTGGAGGAGTTCGAGACTTCATTCGGGGCCTTGGAGAAGATCCAGATCTACGCCGTCTTGAAGGTGTTCTGGACTTCATCCTGGATCGTAAGGGTGAGCCAGACCTTCCACGCTTTGGTGGTGTTCTAGATTTTGCTCTAGATCTAGGTGGTGACTTTGATGTTCTGCATCTTGGAGGTGTTCTTGATTTTACAGGTCTTTGCGGTGATACAGAACGGCTTACAGATTTCTCTTTTCGTTCTGGGGAGGACTCTGAACTGCTCTCACTGGAGTGGCTTCCAGGTTTTTCTTTAATCCCAGCGTACAATCCTGATCGGCTCCTCTGAGGAGCATCTCTggatctctctcttttctccaaaGGTAATCTTGGCCCCATCACTGCAGGTCTTGCAACCTCTCTTGTTTCTGGAGAAGCTCCAGGTCTATTGTGCTTTGCAATTGCAGATGTGCAATTCTCTGGTTCTGGAGAGGAATCCGACCGACTGTGTTCTGGGGATGCTGCAGGTTTGCTTTTGTTGACTGACAATGTAGCAGAGCGGCTCAATCGTGGGGGTGACTGAGATTTATCCTCCTCTGGAGAAGATgacgaggaagaggaagaggaggaagaggaagaagaggaggaagaggaggaggaagaggaagatccaGATCTGCTTCGCCTTAATGGACTCTCTGACTTCTTATGCACTGCAGATGACCCAAGCTGGCTTTGCCTTGCAGGAGACTGAGATTTCTCTTTTCCAGAAAGAGATGAACCAGATTTACTTTTCTGGCAGGGGGGTGTTGTTCTTTCCATTTCTAATGAAGATCCAGATTTGTTGTGCCTTGGAGGTGATCTTGATTTTGCCTTCATTTGTTGGTACTTCTGATTTGGGGGAGATTTAGGTTTGCCATTAAATTCAGGAGATGATCTGGACCCACTTCTTCTAGCTGGTGACGTAGACTTAGACTTTTCTTTTGCAGCTGGAGGAGAAAGCCCAGACTTGACCTGTTTTAGAGGTGATGGAGATGTCTTCAATTCAGGAGAGTATCTGGACTTACCCCTGGGAGATGATCTAGGCTGCTCTTTTACTGATGGTGAAGAGCCAGACCTGCTTCGCCTTGGTGGTGATTTGGACTTCTTCAACTCAAGAGAGTCAATTTTGCATTTCTCAACCGGTGAAGTAGATTTTTTCTTTATCTCTGAAGCTCCAGATGCAGTTCGTCTTGGGGGAGAAACAGACTGCTCTCTTAGTGCTGGAGGTGATACAGACCTGCTCTGCCTCAGTTGTGGTGATCTAGTTTTTTCTTTCATAGCTACAGATCTCCCAGATCTGCTTCGCTGCAGTGGAGATATGGACTTCCGTTCTGGAGAGGCTGCTCGTCTTGGAGGTGATAAGGAGTTTTCTTTTGTTGATGATTGAGAAGAACTAGAGTGGCTTCGCCGTGAAGGtgacctcagttcctttttgggCCCCGGGGATGACCTTGACTTTGTTTTCACTTCTGGAGAAGATTCAGATCTGCTTCGCCTTCTCGACAATCTGTCTTCAACCTCTGGGGAAGACCCAGATGTGCTACCTCTTGCAGGGGAGTTAGATTTCCTCCTTGATGCTGGAGATGAACCAGATCGACTTCTTCTAGAGGCCATTTTAGATTTTTCTTCCATTCCTGATGAGACCTCAGTCCTGTTTGCAAGTCTCTGCAATGAGCTGGATCTACTCCTTGAGGACACTCTGGACTTATTTTTCACTACTGGAGGTGTCCTGGACTGGCTATGCCTCGCAGGTGATCTGGATTTCTTTTTGGGGGTTGGAAAAGAACGAGACCTACTTCGTCTTGGAGATAATCTGGATTTCCTTTTCAGCCGTGGAGAAGAACTAGAGCGACTGCGCCGTGGAGGTGTCTGTGACTTTTTCTTCCTAGATCTTGGAGATGAGCCTGAATGACTCCTCCTAGGAGACAACTGTGATTTCTTTTTTGACTTTGGCAAAGAACCAGATCGACTGCGCCTAGGAGATACACGTATTCTGCTTCTTGATTCAGGAGATGATCCAGAACGGCTACGTCTCAATGGTTTTTGCACCCTCTCTCTCACTCTGGGAGAAGAATCAGAGCGGCTTCTCCGTGAAGAAATTCTGGAGGTCTTCCGATCAGGAGATGATACAGACCTACTTCTCCTTGCTGAAATCAAGGACTTCTCCCTTCTTGGTGAAGAGCTTGATCTCCCTCTCCTGGGAGGGGTTCTGGTTCTAGATCTGCCTCTTCTAGTTTGAGTTCTTGACCGGGACCTTGCTCGGCGTGGTGGTGTTCTAGATCTAGACCTGCCTCTTCTTGGTGGGGTTCTTGAACGTGACCTCCCCCTTCTTGGTGGTGTTCTTGATCTTCCCCATCTGCCACTATTTCTGCTCCTAGACCAGCCATGCCTTTGGGGGGTTCTAGAACGGGACCAGCCACGTCTCTGAGGTGTACGAGACCGGCCCCATCTAGGGGGAGTTCGTGAGCGTGACCTGCCCCACCGCTGTGGCGTTCTTGATCGGCCTCGCCACTGTGGACTGCGAGAACGGGCTCTTCTTAGTGGAGTGCGTGAACGAGATCGGGCACGTCTCTGAGTAGAGCGAGATCTCCCCCTCCTTGGCGGTGTGCGTGTGCGTGATCTGCCTCTTCTAGGTGGGGTGCGAGACCGAGATCTGCCTCTGCGAACAACAGGTGTTGGTGAGAGGGATTTATCCCTGCGACTGGCTCTTGACCTGGTGCCCCTGGTTGGAGGGGTGCTCGACAAGTCACGTCGAGATGTGGCCTTAGAAGATTGCTTTTGTCCAGAGTGGGAGACTTCAGGAGATGAGCTAGATCTCTCTCTACGTATAgagactttttctttctcttgccttTTCGGGGGCTCCTCTGGGGAAGAGCTGCGAGAAACTACAGCTGGCTTACTtcctggagaaggagaagaggaagaagaggaagagcagcTACCACTCTCTGAAGGAGAACGGGAGCGCCTCTGTGGAGAGCTGTCATGGGACAACTTCCTTGACTTATTCTCTGTTGTCTTAGaaacaggagaggaggaagatgcTGGCTTCTCCTCATCAGGAGATATCTTAGTCTTGGATGGTGCAAGAGTCCCATTACGAtcctctgtttgctttttagggggtggggagacagaagcagaagatCTGTTCTCCTTAGAGGAGGGACGTTTGTGCCCTACAGATTTTTCCCGAGGAAGATCATTCGGTTCTGGGGAGCGATGCTTGAGCCTAGAATCCCGCTCAAATGAGGATTTTCTACCGCTATGTCGCGTAGACTTCCTCTCCTTGTCCCGTTCCATTTCCTTTACAGGAGATAAAGGACTAGGAGATCGCTGACAGGTCTCACGTAATGGAGAACGCTTGGATGAGATTTTCTGAACAATACAAAGATAAAACATAATGATTAGACCCACAACTCAGATTCCATTATTCTCTCACCTCACTGTAATGTGATCTCAAATGTGTTTGTAGCCCTTACTTTTTCTCTGCTTTCCCGAGGACTTGGGCTCCTGCCACGCCGGGCAGGCTCAGTTGAAGATGAACGTTCTCTCTCTGGCACATCAGTTTCTCCTTGTTTCCGTGAAGCTGAGGGAGACTTGCTCTGATGTCTTAAGGGGGCTCTTTTCTGCATAGTGATACTGCCTGATCTGTAAATAAGTAATAATTAAAGGCTTCACACTTAAAGATTATTCCCAGGAATTTGCTCATGTTTGACATCTGCTTGCAAGATCCAATGCCTGGATCTCCATCTCAAGCCCTACCTGCTGAGAGAAGCGTCTGATGAGGAAGACCCATCAGGGGAGGAAGAGCGGTCCCGGCGGCCTTTCTGAGATGCAGACTCACTGGTGGACCTGGACAGACAGAAACATATTAGAAGGTCTGAAAGGCTTCAGCAAGGAGGATGCCAAGTGCCAATAATGCAAGGTtttacctcttccttttcttttccttggatTTGTGTTTGCTCTTGGGACTTGGAGACCTGGAAAAAGAAAGCTGTCTTGTATTCTGGAAAAACCGAGGGAAATTTATCATGCTAAACAACTATTCACCCCACAATTCCTACAGCATCCGTGGCAGGGCCCTCCCACCCCCTAGAGAAATACCCAAGAACAGCTAGTCCCCAAAATACTTCTCCCATTTTCAAAACCAATGTAGCATAGTGACCAACATACAGTTTAGATACACGAGGGCAAGATTCACGTCACCGCTCAACAAGGCACCACAACAGGTATCCTTGAGAAAGTCAATTGCTCAGTGACTGGCACTCTGAGATGGGTTTTCAAACTGGACTGTTGTGCCCTGTTGTTTTTAAGTATGTTTTtagttttgattttgtttatcattttaaCATAATATTTgttgaattcttttaaaatatttgtatattcattgtttttagattttaaatattgtcctttaaatGTCAttagccgccttgggtccttttcaggagaaaggcgggggaaaataattttaaataaataaattcaccctGACTTAAAAGATGGGCTCAAAATGCTAAGTAAGTTAAAGTAAGCACTATAGTATTTTCtgtgttacaaaaaatattttttaaagattacTATTATTAGGGCTCACCTGTGCTTCCTTTTCTTTGACTCTGACCTAGGAGGTGAAGAGAGGGAACAGGGTTTTATATGCCACAGTGTATTGCTGAATAGGAAATTTGTGAAATGTTGTCTTACAAGGACATTATCCCAAACTGCTACATGAGAAGTGGGACTTCCTCCACCCCAACTCCATAGAGTATTTGCATAAAATACTTCTCACAAAAGAGACAAGTAGAAAGAGCACTCAACCACCTTACTCTATGCTCCTAATCCCACTGCAACTTTTTTCACTGGAGGGGAAATAAtgcaaaagagaaagcaaaaaatcTGTTCTAACACACCCCAAAACACTGCTAAATTCTTAATTGAAAATAGCCATCAACTAGAATGACATCAGGCAGTCCCAACTTTAGCCCTTTTTTATTTACAATCTCCTtacctgtgtttctttttctttgagcttttctttctctctcttcgaGAAGGTGATCGGCTCTCAGACCTAGAAGTTAAGCAAAAAGAGGATGCCAAGTGTCTCAAGAGAACTGAGACCTCAAGCTCCCTCATTCTCTTCCCTCAACAAGACATACTTCATGCCAAACCCAACCCATCTCCTCTGCATCCCATTCCCAGGTGTGCCAAGAGAAACAAGGAGTCCTGGATCTCCCACCTACCTgcctctgtctttcttctttttcttcttcttctgtttcggAGATGGTGAGCGGGAGCTGCTGGACTCTTTGACCAGACTACGAAGATAAGGACAAACTATGAAAGAACCAGCTCACAGAAGGCTCCTGAGTGGAGTCTCTTCCtccaaattaaagcagaagtTAAAGTGGCAGTAAAAAAAGTTTCCCAACTCTCAAGCTCAGGAGCTCCCTACCAACTTTTATAAATCCTACAAAACATTTGGCAAAACCAGACTTTTATTCACCCAGTACTGCCCAAGTAAATtaggtaaaatatttttatacagaTCTCATCTTAtttaatttcaaaaaacaaaGTGTGTGTTTATTTAGCAATTACTATGTTTTAACTCAACAGTTTTTTTATTTCAGTTaatcttaaaaattaaatttaaaaacattaactcTGAGTAAGAAATGAGAGTAGCCCAAACTTTTTTCTTTAGTTAGATAAACACAATTATGCCTGCTTCCCCATGCCattctatttatttcttcttagcAAGCACCCTCTTATACCTATATTGCttttgctgctcctgctgttgcttggccgctgctgccactgctgcctccttAGCCCTGCGATTCGGGTCAAAAGAGCTGCCATCCACATAGCTGTCACTAATTCCAAAGGCAGCTCGGAGCCTTTCATTCTTCTTCTCATTAGCCTCAGCCAGCTGATGAGTCTCTGTGACActtaagaaacagaacaaaagcagTTAAATAAATTGGCAATTACTGTATTGTAACAAAGGGAATCATAGGGCAAGGAATGAGGCATGAGAATGTGATGCAAAATGAGGCTTCCACAGCAGTAATCTAGGTTAACAGGGTAAGCACAAATCTGGAATTTAGGGTAAGCACAAATCTGGAATTTAGGGATCTGCATGTGAACAGCAACTGttagggaaaaggagaggaagacagTGGGGTACCATAAAAGTTGGAGAGAGCAACCATTACTTAGGGGAATGAAGAAAGCCTGTGGAATAGCGAAAAGCTTTTTATTTACAGGTAATATAAGTAGAGAATAATACCATGGGCATTTATGATCCAGAAGAATAAGCTATGTAAAAGTGAACACTATCACCGTTGCATACTACTTATAATAAAACATTTGTCCACTTTATAAGCTTACATCTAACTTCTCACTCAGGATCTGTTTGAATATACATACAACACTTAAAAACCAGCCATATTCTATATATACAGAATAAAAATGAGGTCCTGAAGAATGGTCCTAGTGGCAATGTACTACTTAGAAAAGTGTGAAAGCAGATTGCTCAGagcagtgggaaaagctgcagcAACCTACTGCTTTGCTTCTGAAGTACAGAATTGTAGAAAAATAAGGTGCAAAGAAATAGCCAAACGGTGTAGGCAAAGACCTCTCCAAAAAGTAATAACATATGCAAGGATGGAAATAACATGATACAACCAAGTTATGATAGCAAAGGGCCTCCAAAATGCCTTACTTACTTAGGCTTCTGCTGCTGTTCCCCCTCCTTAACCACTGCTACATCCTTCTCTAGAAGCATCATTCGAAAAGTGGCTACCTTCTCTTGAATCTCCCCTTCTCCATACCTAAATTGTGTAAGAAAAATTCAAAAGGGTTATCAGGAGTATCATACGCTTGGTATCTAAGAGCCAACACGAACTACTTTTAACACAGTTTTATATAACAACAGGAGATTCAATCCACCACTATATAGCAAATATGACTGTActgtaaatcactggttcttaacctttgttactcaggtgtttttgaactgcaactcccagaaaccctagccagcacagttggtggtgaaggcttctgggagttgcagtccaaaaacatctgagtaacaaaggttaagaaccagtgctgtaaatCACAAAGGCTTTacctcaaaactttttttttgctacaaaGGCCTGAAAATTTTACTTGGTGTGCTTTAACTATGTCAACAATTTAGATTAGGAATTTCAGGGTGAATTGAAGTTTCTAATACCACTACCCCAGACAAGACTAGCATGTGTTAGAACATGTTTGATTGCTGAAGGTACACCTGCAGGGAAACCTTTAGGCAGCATACCAGCATCAAATGAGAAGACTTATGAGTAACTTGTAATATGCAGAAACTGTCTTTTTAAGTAACGTTCTTCAAAGCTAATGCCCTCTTCTTTATTAATAGGTGTGATTTGCTTAGAGATTCAACTGGAATTGACAAGGAAAAGTCTACGTTGTATGCAGATCCAAATCATTGCACTGCTGCCATTTTCCTTTGTTTATATGGTATCTTATTTACCTTTCTATATATGTCATCTTATTTAGTCTTATCCTGAAATGCTGAGCAAAGATAGACGTTCTTTTCTTGAATTTGATTATGTATTCCtatgtttcaaaagaaaagagtaattctccaaaaaggaaagcctttgatttcaaattaAATTCTTGAAGCCACACCATCAAAATGAAAGAAACTCAGACTACAGCTGAACATCCACAGAATACTGAAACGCTAATATACCATCACGTTCCACCCCAGGTAACCATTACAGCATAATCTCACTAGCTGCCCTGCCTACACACTACATCACAGCACTCCAAAAAGGTGAAATTAACTATATACTTTTGTAATGTTAACATCTACAAATGGTAGAGCTGCTGTACAGTCCTATCCACATTAGTCTTGTCAAACTGATACAGTCATTACTCCAGTCCAACTGATCCATATTTCAGGCAGCCTCACTGGCCAGACTTCTGCGTTTTTCTGTGCATAGATAGGCCACTGCACAAGCCATTTTTGTGGTCTTCTGGTTGTTCTCTGCACACCTATATGTGCAAACAATTCCAAAGTAGGGCATAGCCAGGCATGTAACCGATAGCCAGAAAGGTAACTGTACCACTTTTGTGATTATGTAACACAAAAGCATCCTCACCATTGCATTTAATGGGCttagttaaaaaaatatataggttTTCCCCCTTTAATGAATCAAATTATGTTGTTTTTGGGTGGAAGCTAAGGTACATAAAGTGTGTATCGATGTGTCCATGTTCTGTTTAGGTCTGAAGGAGTTGATCTGAGGTCTGAATATCTTTGGCTTTGGCAGTATAACAGCAACTATATCTAAGCCAATTTATTTTGCTCAGCTGCTTTGCAAGAGTGGTTACAAGATTACAATGATAGCTGCTGAGAGTATTGTATGAGGTATTATACCACATGGATGGATATGATGGCAGTGTAGTCCAATACATTTGGAGGACATATGATTTGAGATGGCTAATACCAATTATAAGCAAAAAAGGGGCTTATTTTTCACTGCATGAGAAACCCATGAGAGTTAATTTTTCAAATGTAACTACTCTTTCTAAAGGATAGTTATATGTGGAAAACTGATTAGTCAGCATCCAGGTGAAATAGCAATCCACTTTGCACATTTTACAtaggaactttaaaaaaaggttccgtaaataatttaaataccaaaataattacatttaaaacattACCCAGGGATCCTAAACAAGGGCTCCTAAAACCTTAAGTAACCATGTCAGCTTATCACAAATAAGGGCATGCAGCCAGTACAATATCATGTTTACACCATGTACATTCAGAGTAACCTTCACTTTGCTAACAGTTCAAAATAACAGACCC of Pogona vitticeps strain Pit_001003342236 chromosome 6, PviZW2.1, whole genome shotgun sequence contains these proteins:
- the SRRM2 gene encoding serine/arginine repetitive matrix protein 2, translating into MYNGIGLPTPRGSGTNGYVQRNLSAVRHKKDRTDYKSEEELRKLESSLVKKPNQDILDHERKRKVELKCLELAELMEEQGYGEGEIQEKVATFRMMLLEKDVAVVKEGEQQQKPNVTETHQLAEANEKKNERLRAAFGISDSYVDGSSFDPNRRAKEAAVAAAAKQQQEQQKQYSLVKESSSSRSPSPKQKKKKKKKDRGRSESRSPSRRERKKSSKKKKHRSESKKRKHRSPSPKSKHKSKEKKRKRSTSESASQKGRRDRSSSPDGSSSSDASLSRSGSITMQKRAPLRHQSKSPSASRKQGETDVPERERSSSTEPARRGRSPSPRESREKKISSKRSPLRETCQRSPSPLSPVKEMERDKERKSTRHSGRKSSFERDSRLKHRSPEPNDLPREKSVGHKRPSSKENRSSASVSPPPKKQTEDRNGTLAPSKTKISPDEEKPASSSSPVSKTTENKSRKLSHDSSPQRRSRSPSESGSCSSSSSSSPSPGSKPAVVSRSSSPEEPPKRQEKEKVSIRRERSSSSPEVSHSGQKQSSKATSRRDLSSTPPTRGTRSRASRRDKSLSPTPVVRRGRSRSRTPPRRGRSRTRTPPRRGRSRSTQRRARSRSRTPLRRARSRSPQWRGRSRTPQRWGRSRSRTPPRWGRSRTPQRRGWSRSRTPQRHGWSRSRNSGRWGRSRTPPRRGRSRSRTPPRRGRSRSRTPPRRARSRSRTQTRRGRSRTRTPPRRGRSSSSPRREKSLISARRSRSVSSPDRKTSRISSRRSRSDSSPRVRERVQKPLRRSRSGSSPESRSRIRVSPRRSRSGSLPKSKKKSQLSPRRSHSGSSPRSRKKKSQTPPRRSRSSSSPRLKRKSRLSPRRSRSRSFPTPKKKSRSPARHSQSRTPPVVKNKSRVSSRSRSSSLQRLANRTEVSSGMEEKSKMASRRSRSGSSPASRRKSNSPARGSTSGSSPEVEDRLSRRRSRSESSPEVKTKSRSSPGPKKELRSPSRRSHSSSSQSSTKENSLSPPRRAASPERKSISPLQRSRSGRSVAMKEKTRSPQLRQSRSVSPPALREQSVSPPRRTASGASEIKKKSTSPVEKCKIDSLELKKSKSPPRRSRSGSSPSVKEQPRSSPRGKSRYSPELKTSPSPLKQVKSGLSPPAAKEKSKSTSPARRSGSRSSPEFNGKPKSPPNQKYQQMKAKSRSPPRHNKSGSSLEMERTTPPCQKSKSGSSLSGKEKSQSPARQSQLGSSAVHKKSESPLRRSRSGSSSSSSSSSSSSSSSSSSSSSSSPEEDKSQSPPRLSRSATLSVNKSKPAASPEHSRSDSSPEPENCTSAIAKHNRPGASPETREVARPAVMGPRLPLEKRERSRDAPQRSRSGLYAGIKEKPGSHSSESSSESSPERKEKSVSRSVSPQRPVKSRTPPRCRTSKSPPRSRAKSRTPPKRGRSGSPLRSRMKSRTPSRRRRSGSSPRPRMKSRTPPRQRRSGSSPRPRIRSRTPPRRRRRSGSSPRSRMKSRTPPRRRRSGSSPRLRDKSRTPITRRRRSISPVSPRRKSRTPGRRGRSRSLSREKSNTSMCPHRSKSSSHSDRPRGFSRRGRSGSPSRRSRSRSLSRRRDKSRGSLRRERSISSPGRSRSRSGSRQDKSDFLRKGERSVSSPRRGHSQSPARREMSRLSPQRSASSRNASRSPPRLDASRVTATYKGTGSRVSPDFQASPVRKNSRSGSQEMCSSPGRKSRSPPVLEKYPKSDIQEKPTVSSLWHSKSNIAISRTPSPPCSDSPRAQKILSPAPSMLQESPALKNGGSGVIRDSPGDKSQVTQPAIVRGETTAGGPLLPGRSSSHTGSPSMKVRSLSPPSSSSASSSPLPALVSVLVPVSKEEESVCEGKVVDRSEGRLPTLESEPQVAPVTMEENARSSCSTASQLVPPSPPPSAPTKAKRSSSASSTTSSSSSSSSTSSSSSSSDSESSSSESTPHDQPAKDLETESVQKQPPSPVLKEANREEQPLEVVKRKRHSRSSSSSSSSSSSSSSSSSSSSSSSSSASSSSSSSSSSASLPKTGPQATVRVAPKKKPSPEKRKSRSPRKPIDSLRDSRSLSYSPAERRRVSPPVQTHSTSRDRRRDRSRDRSLQRNRRSISRSPERKRRRNSPSSRAPRRRTSRSP